A window of the Nycticebus coucang isolate mNycCou1 chromosome 3, mNycCou1.pri, whole genome shotgun sequence genome harbors these coding sequences:
- the TNFRSF13C gene encoding tumor necrosis factor receptor superfamily member 13C isoform X2, whose amino-acid sequence MQRGARRPRARDAPVPTPCYPAQCFDPLLRLCVACELFRTPEARPASPPSAWPRARVSLPAASRPLSQSPPPAAGSSSVGPGTALQPQESVGAGGPEAALSLSGLLLGAPALLGLALALALALVGLVSWRYRRLRGAASPEAPDGGQNGTIDATAPVWPPPMEEDPGTTPPGHSVPVPATELGSTELVTTKTAGLEQQ is encoded by the exons ATGCAGCGAGGGGCCAGGAGGCCGAGGGCCCGGGACGCGCCGGTCCCTACTCCCTGCTACCCAGCCCAGTGCTTCGACCCACTGCTCCGCCTCTGTGTGGCCTGCGAGCTTTTCCGCACGCCTGAGGCCAGACCTG CCTCGCCTCCCTCCGCCTGGCCCCGTGCCCGCGTGTCCCTCCCCGCGGCCTCCCGCCCTCTCTCCCAGTCACCCCCGCCCGCAGCGGGCTCGAGCAGCGTGGGCCCCGGGACGGCGCTGCAGCCGCAGGAGTCGGTGGGCGCGGGCGGCCCCGAGGCGGCGTTGTCCCTGTCCGGGCTGCTCCTCGGCGCTCCCGCGCTGCTGGGCCTGGCGCTGGCGCTGGCGCTGGCCCTGGTGGGCCTGGTGAGCTGGAGGTACCGGCGGCTTCGAGGGGCCGCCTCCCCGGAGGCTCCAGATGGAGGCCAGAACG GAACCATTGATGCCACAGCTCCTGTCTGGCCTCCGCCCATGGAAGAAGACCCAGGCACCACCCCACCTGGCCACAGCGTACCCGTGCCAGCCACAGAGCTGGGCTCCACTGAGCTGGTGACCACCAAGACTGCTGGACTTGAGCAACAATAG
- the TNFRSF13C gene encoding tumor necrosis factor receptor superfamily member 13C isoform X1, with product MQRGARRPRARDAPVPTPCYPAQCFDPLLRLCVACELFRTPEARPASPPSAWPRARVSLPAASRPLSQSPPPAAGSSSVGPGTALQPQESVGAGGPEAALSLSGLLLGAPALLGLALALALALVGLVSWRYRRLRGAASPEAPDGGQNEPLDNVIILSPTPEPLDNVIILSPGTIDATAPVWPPPMEEDPGTTPPGHSVPVPATELGSTELVTTKTAGLEQQ from the exons ATGCAGCGAGGGGCCAGGAGGCCGAGGGCCCGGGACGCGCCGGTCCCTACTCCCTGCTACCCAGCCCAGTGCTTCGACCCACTGCTCCGCCTCTGTGTGGCCTGCGAGCTTTTCCGCACGCCTGAGGCCAGACCTG CCTCGCCTCCCTCCGCCTGGCCCCGTGCCCGCGTGTCCCTCCCCGCGGCCTCCCGCCCTCTCTCCCAGTCACCCCCGCCCGCAGCGGGCTCGAGCAGCGTGGGCCCCGGGACGGCGCTGCAGCCGCAGGAGTCGGTGGGCGCGGGCGGCCCCGAGGCGGCGTTGTCCCTGTCCGGGCTGCTCCTCGGCGCTCCCGCGCTGCTGGGCCTGGCGCTGGCGCTGGCGCTGGCCCTGGTGGGCCTGGTGAGCTGGAGGTACCGGCGGCTTCGAGGGGCCGCCTCCCCGGAGGCTCCAGATGGAGGCCAGAACG AGCCCCTGGACAATGTCATCATCCTGTCCCCGACCCCAGAGCCCCTGGACAATGTCATCATCCTGTCCCCAGGAACCATTGATGCCACAGCTCCTGTCTGGCCTCCGCCCATGGAAGAAGACCCAGGCACCACCCCACCTGGCCACAGCGTACCCGTGCCAGCCACAGAGCTGGGCTCCACTGAGCTGGTGACCACCAAGACTGCTGGACTTGAGCAACAATAG